The genomic window CTCCAAAATTAATCGCTTTCGAAAGTGTTTATTCAATGGCTGGGTCTGTAgctgatattgaaaaaatttgtgATTTGGCGGAAAAATATGGTTGTTTGACCTTCTTAGATGAGGTGCATGCTGTGGGACTTTATGGTCCACATGGTGCTGGTGTTGCTGAACATGTGGATTTTGAATCTCATCGTCAAGTGGGGATTAAATCAACTGAATTTAAATCCGTCATGGATCGTGTTGATATGATTACTGGTACTTTGGGTAAATCTTTCGGTACTGTAGGTGGATACGTGGCAGCTTCTAgtaaattgattgattggTTTAGATCATATGCTCCAGGGTTCATCTTTACTACTACTTTACCACCCGCTGTTATGGCAGGTGCTGCTGAAGCAATTAGATTCCAAAGAAgtcatttgaatttaagACAAGATCAACAAAGAAATACCGCATATGTAAAGAATGGGTTGAAACAATTAGGTATCCCAGTAATACCAAACCCATCTCATATCGTCCCTATCTTGATTGGTAACCCTGATTTAGCAAAACAAGCATCTGATATATTAATGGAAAAGCATAAGATTTATGTTCAAGCAATTAATTTTCCAACAGTTTCTCGTGGTACTGAAAGATTAAGAATCACTCCAACACCAGGTCATGATAACGAATTAAGTGATATCTTATTGAATGCAATCGATGATgtatttaatgaattgcAATTACCTCGCATTAGAGATTGGGAAATTCAAGGTGGGTTATTAGGTGTAGGTGAACCTGGATTCAAAGAACCTGTTAATTTATGGACTCaagatcaattgaatttaacTAATGAGGATTTAAATCCAAATGTTTTCAATCCTGTTGTTGAACAATTAGAAGTCTCAAGTGGTATTAAAGAATAGATTCTAATGCCGAAAACGCAAAACGCTAAAAACGCAAAACGCAAAACGCAAAACGCAAAACGCTATTCATTTATATTAAATCGTAAAAACtaatttgtttttcttttctttttttaattaaaaaacaaaattaaaattaataattgtataataataaaataccaaatatattttccatataataatataactATGACATAtcataatataatataatataatataatataatataatataatataatataatataatataatataattataataatatttcatacTAATGTACtatgacgatgatgaatcATAGATAATATAGATATATGCAAATTTAaggataatatttttcaattttccTTCGTCTTAGTTTACTATTACAATAAGATAGTGCTATAATATTACCCAAGAGTCAGAAACAatcaaacaaacaaatcaaACAAATATGTTAAAACAAGTGTTATATATGttatatattgatatatGATAGAGTATGGATGTATTCAATGTTATCAAGTaacagaaaagaaaatatatatatatatatatatttaatggATAAAATGACACATATATTATGTCAGATGATTCAGAACTTGTTGctattttcttctaattcttgtTTCAAAGTTTGAGTACTTTCcttcaattcatttgtCAATTGATCAACATCAAATTCCTTGGTAGAAGTAcctaatgatgatgatggttcATTTCTTGGAGCAGTTGGGAAttcagatgaagaagtaGTACCAGTAgcagtagtagtagtagcaCTTGGAATATCCTTTTCAATTGGGACTTCAGAAGCTAATTTAGCAGTAGTAGACATTGGTGTGATACTAGAGGTAGTAGAAGTGGAAGCAGGTAATTTGTTTCTAATTAAGTTACATAATGGAGCgcatttcttttctaatttttctaaaCATGGTTTAGATTTTTCACAAGCAACTTTAgataattcatttgatttttgtttcaataattgaCATAATTGGGTTAAGATAGTatcaatttccttttgataaattttgtaaGTGATTGGTAAAGTGAAAGCAGAAATGACACCGACGAATAATAAAGTCCAAACAGAGAACCAAGAGAATAATTTATGTAATAGGAATAAGACAATAGCAGCTTTGAAAGTATTCTTTGGAGAGTAAGCAAAGACTAACTTTCTCATCTTAGCTTGCTTGACAGGTAATTGTTTTAAGATTTCATCAATCTTTGGTTTCAAGAACCCAACGGTGTTTGGACATTCTTTGATACCATATTTAGTGATTAAACCTTGACCTAAGAATAATTTGGAGATGAATTCAATAGAACCTGTGGTTAAGAGGATGGTGTAAGCGGCTCTTAAGAAGAAAGTAATTAAATTAACTTTCTTCAATACTAAAAGGGATACTAATAATCCACCAAAAAGTTTACCAGATTCAATTGGGTTTCTCCATAGTAAAATATCACAATCGCATGATTGACGACTCTTTGAAGAAGCAGCagtttcttgttgttgatgttgttgttgaataGAAGACATTTGTACCTTATTAGTAGTGTTTGTTTATGTCGTAACTAGCAGATCGGGATCACGAATTAAGAAAAGGGGGAtcacaaaaaataaaggttTTGTTGAGAGATGATCTGATTTGATTAGCTCTTAAGTTTGTGTATAAATCAActaatgaataaataattcaacaaGAAGCTGGAAAGATGAAAGGATAGAAAAGCCAAAAGAGAAATTGAGTGAGATCAAGCCAAAGCCAACTTTACAAGGATCGTTTAGACAATACAGTGGACGAAAAAAGNGGTTGTTTATATAAAAGCTGGCATCCCGTCATTAANNNNNNNNNNNNNNNNNNNNNNNNNNNNNNNNNNNNNNNNNNNNNNNNNNNNNNNNNNNNNNNNNNNNNNNNNNNNNNNNNNNNNNNNNNNNNNNNNNNNNNNNNNNNNNNNNNNNNNNNNNNNNNNNNNNNNNNNNNNNNNNNNNNNNNNNNNNNNNNNNNNNNNNNNNNNNNNNNNNNNNNNNNNNNNNNNNNNNNNNNNNNNNNNNNNNNNNNNNNNNNNNNNNNNNNNNNNNNNNNNNNNNNNNNNNNNNNNNNNNNNNNNNNNNNNNNNNNNNNNNNNNNNNNNNNNNNNNNNNNNNNNNNNNNNNNNNNNNNNNNNNNNNNNNNNNNNNNNNNNNNNNNNNNNNNNNNNNNNNNNNNNNNNNNNNNNNNNNNNNNNNNNNNNNNNNNNNNNNNNNNNNNNNNNNNNNNNNNNNNNNNNNGGAATGGAATGGGAAGCGAAGAAACGAACGGGAAAAGCGCCTTTTGATGTcgctgttgttgctgtgTTACCATCAAAGGAGCGCAGCGCTGCAAGAGCAACAGCAACATAATAAGACCCCATCGTGAAACACGACACCATTATCACCGAAATATTCTCTCAACCGTATAACTTTCGTAACTTCATCATCCATCTGTCAGCATTGAAAACAACGACGCTTATATAAGTTAGTAATTAGCTATTAGTAATATAgaaaaatagtaataataatactgcACTAAGGGAATATTTTCTTGTCTAATGTGAATTCAATTCTGTCTCTGCTTTGTCAACCATTGTTATTGTTCGATGCTCATTTCCCAGGTTGTATTACAAATATGGTGAACAATGACAAATATCTCTCGTCGAAATCTTCAGCGTTTAAAAGGCGTGGGATCATGTTCTGACGTGAAATAGCTTAACCTCTTTAACAGGATATATCAGGTTGGAGGCATGGGTTTTAAAATGTTATAAATGTAATGGCACCAGTGTAACAGGGGCGGCTCTGTTGGAAGACTCTGCCCTTAAACAGCCCGTTGCAGAGAGaattgttttgaaaaaaactTTGCAAATAGTTTTAGGACAACCCTATACCTTAGACGTTAACTCCCCAATATTCTCgttcttctttcttgtttttgatattataactattcaaaaatataaaatgtAACAATAATTAGTTTCTTTAGTTCCAAAAACCCTTAAATAATGTATCTGTCCCCCCTCTCCCCATAACCCTATAATTGGTTCTATATACAAATGCTGGTGTATGTGGCGACCATCTTGCAACCCTGAATGTCGGCCAGAGAAGATAGACATATAAAAACAAGGAATCGATAATGTTGACCTTTTCACTTAGGATAACCTACTAGGATATTAACAAGACAAATATGGTAATGACGAACTAGTAATCAATGCAACTATTTCCGGACCTTGATCGTTTTCTGAGAGAAAAATAACAACTGACACATATCTAAGCTGCATACATAAGCCACTTCTTATTAATAGTCATTTAAAGCAAGTTAACAACTTTATTtaatagaaataattttaattgaaGAGAAAGTACATGATGGAGAACATTATAACTTGCAGGTAATACAATAATTAACTACCACATAATCCAGTTAGGTATACAAAGTAAAGAAAAACGGTTGATTGCATTAACATCCAAGTAACgttaatttcaattgtagTCTTTAACAAATTTTAATGTAGGATTAGTGGCAACTGGCAACTGGCAACCATGCATGGGAGGGGTTGGGTTGGATCAAAAATGTTTAGGGGTAGATTCTGGGGCAAGAACCATAAATATGGGATAGAATTGGGGGTACAGGTAAAGATGCCTAGTAATTAGATTAAAAGGAACCGTATTAAGGTTTATTCAAATTGCTGTAAACGGGGGGGAGGGGTgtgataaatatttttttgggGGGGTTGAAACGGGGGGTAGAGAATATTTTCTGCCCCTCCCATGTCTGCTGGCAACTACCTCGTTACAACTCGTTCAGCATAAAGGGAGTGAGGGATCCGATCCCGTGACATAAATCACATTACCCGGTGtaatatttaattgtttgttGGGTGTCTGGGTGTTTGTGCATGTGTCGGGGTAACTAAACCTAAACTCAGAGTGGGAgtttcaagaagaaaaaattccTGGGGGAAATTTTGAGTTCGAggaaaagtgaaaaattcgagggaaaaaaggaaatgaGAAAACTGTGTTTTCTCATTTTTATGTCAGATTTCCCAGCGCAAAAAATTAGCTCTTAATATCAGTGAAGACTCTCCTCAGAGAGGCTCCTGCATGGATGATTGCTGAATAATTGAGAAAAGCGGTTAATTTGGCGACTGTCAAACTAAATGGAAGAAACGTAAATATCAAGAACACAGACCTTAAGAAATCACTGTACAAAATGAGTCAACCATGAACTTCATTACTCTTCTTCTGTTCCTTGAATCTGCAAAAACTATATAAAGATAACATTGGTATATACAATGCACTTTCAAAACCTAAAACAATTCATTCTCCCCTCCATTTATCAGTTTTCTTCCTGTCTTGAAAAATCCTCAAAAAGCAACTTCCTGTTTGCATAAACAATCGAATCATCGTAAATTATCATGTTGCGAACTACACGTAACTTCCACCACACATCAAGACTCCTAAGAGGTCAAAACTTGACAGAAAAGATAGTGCAATCCTACGCAGTAAATCTCCCAAAGGGTAAAATTGTCCATTCAGGAGACTATGTATCCATTCAACCAGCGCATTGTATGTCTCACGACAATTCATGGCCTGTCGCATTGAAATTCATGCAAATTGGTGCTACTAGAGTTAAAAACAACAGACAAATAGTCAACACGTTGGATCATGATATTCAAAACATGTCTGAAAAGAATCAAACCAAATATAGAaacattgaaaatttcGCAAAGAAACATGGCGTAGATTTTTATCCTGCAGGAAGAGGTATAGGTCATCAAATTATGGTGGAAGAAGGTTACGCATTCCCATTGAACATGACAGTCGCATCTGATTCTCATTCAAATACATACGGTGGGCTAGGTTCTCTTGGGACACCAGTTGTAAGAACTGATGCTGCCGCTATATGGGCCACTGGGCAAACTTGGTGGCAAATTCCTCCAGTTGCTAAAGTCGAATTGAAAGGTGAATTACCTTCAACAATTGCTGGGAAGGATATTATTGTTGCATTGTGTGGTGTCTTCAATAAGGATCAAGTCTTAAATCATGCTATCGAGTTCACGGGGGATTCATTGGAAAAATTGCCAATCGATTATAGATTAACTATTGCTAATATGACTACTGAATGGGGGGCCCTTTCCGGTCTTTTCCCAGTAGATAAAACTTTAATCAATTGGTATCATGATCGTTTAAAGAAGATTGGTCCAAGCCATCCaagaattaatgaaaaaactattaaagatttggaaattaaGGCGCAAACTTTCAAAGCTGATGAAGATGCAAAATACGCTAAGAAACTAGTCATCGATCTTTCCACTTTAACTCATTACGCATCTGGTCCAAATAGTGTTAAAATTTCTAATACTGTTAAGGATTTAGCAAAgcaaaatattaaaattgataaagcTTATTTGGTTTCTTGTACCAATGCTCGTCTTTCTGATTTAGATGCTGCTGCTGATATTATTTGCCCAACTGGTGATATAAATAGGATTAATAAAGTCGCTGACCATGTCGAGTTCTATATTGCCGCTGCATCTTCTGAAGTTGAAAAGGATGCTCGTGAATTAGGTATCTGggataaattattaaaggcTGGTTGTAGACCATTACCATCGGGATGTGGTCCATGTATTGGTCTCGGTGCCGGTCTATTGGAAGCAGGTGAAGTTGGGATTAGTGCTACAAATAGAAATTTCAAAGGTAGGATGGGTTCCAAGGACGCCTTAGCTTACTTGGGTTCCCCAGCTGTCGTTACTGCATCCGCTATCTTAGGTAGAATTGGTTCTCCTGCTGAAGTTCTTGGTGTTGAAGAGCCTCCATTTAATGGTGTTAAAGCTGAAGTGTATGAAGAACCAATCGAACATGCTGCAACTGAAGGCGCAGCCTCATTTGAGACAGCAGCTGTTGAAATATTGGAAGGCTTCCCACGTCATATTGAAGGTGAATTAGTTTTCTGTGATGCTGATAATGTTAACACAGATGGTATATATCCAGGTAAATATACTTATCAAGATG from Naumovozyma dairenensis CBS 421 chromosome 3, complete genome includes these protein-coding regions:
- the RTN1 gene encoding Rtn1p (similar to Saccharomyces cerevisiae RTN2 (YDL204W) and RTN1 (YDR233C); ancestral locus Anc_8.454); this encodes MSSIQQQHQQQETAASSKSRQSCDCDILLWRNPIESGKLFGGLLVSLLVLKKVNLITFFLRAAYTILLTTGSIEFISKLFLGQGLITKYGIKECPNTVGFLKPKIDEILKQLPVKQAKMRKLVFAYSPKNTFKAAIVLFLLHKLFSWFSVWTLLFVGVISAFTLPITYKIYQKEIDTILTQLCQLLKQKSNELSKVACEKSKPCLEKLEKKCAPLCNLIRNKLPASTSTTSSITPMSTTAKLASEVPIEKDIPSATTTTATGTTSSSEFPTAPRNEPSSSLGTSTKEFDVDQLTNELKESTQTLKQELEENSNKF
- the HEM1 gene encoding 5-aminolevulinate synthase (similar to Saccharomyces cerevisiae HEM1 (YDR232W); ancestral locus Anc_8.453); translated protein: MRPFIQKSTPTLSKRTSTFSITKKYTYANAATATAAAAASATAAGTTTSTNNAPIVNHATQETPFDYNGLIDNELRKKRLDKSYRYFNNINRLAKEFPLAHRQMENDKVTVWCSNDYLALSKNQQVINKMKLTLDKYGAGAGGTRNIAGHNKLTMELEAELATLHKKEGALVFSSCFVANDAVLTLLGEKIKDLVIFSDELNHASMIIGIKHAKPVMKHIFKHNDLDELERMLQMYPKSTPKLIAFESVYSMAGSVADIEKICDLAEKYGCLTFLDEVHAVGLYGPHGAGVAEHVDFESHRQVGIKSTEFKSVMDRVDMITGTLGKSFGTVGGYVAASSKLIDWFRSYAPGFIFTTTLPPAVMAGAAEAIRFQRSHLNLRQDQQRNTAYVKNGLKQLGIPVIPNPSHIVPILIGNPDLAKQASDILMEKHKIYVQAINFPTVSRGTERLRITPTPGHDNELSDILLNAIDDVFNELQLPRIRDWEIQGGLLGVGEPGFKEPVNLWTQDQLNLTNEDLNPNVFNPVVEQLEVSSGIKE
- the LYS4 gene encoding homoaconitate hydratase LYS4 (similar to Saccharomyces cerevisiae LYS4 (YDR234W); ancestral locus Anc_8.455), with amino-acid sequence MLRTTRNFHHTSRLLRGQNLTEKIVQSYAVNLPKGKIVHSGDYVSIQPAHCMSHDNSWPVALKFMQIGATRVKNNRQIVNTLDHDIQNMSEKNQTKYRNIENFAKKHGVDFYPAGRGIGHQIMVEEGYAFPLNMTVASDSHSNTYGGLGSLGTPVVRTDAAAIWATGQTWWQIPPVAKVELKGELPSTIAGKDIIVALCGVFNKDQVLNHAIEFTGDSLEKLPIDYRLTIANMTTEWGALSGLFPVDKTLINWYHDRLKKIGPSHPRINEKTIKDLEIKAQTFKADEDAKYAKKLVIDLSTLTHYASGPNSVKISNTVKDLAKQNIKIDKAYLVSCTNARLSDLDAAADIICPTGDINRINKVADHVEFYIAAASSEVEKDARELGIWDKLLKAGCRPLPSGCGPCIGLGAGLLEAGEVGISATNRNFKGRMGSKDALAYLGSPAVVTASAILGRIGSPAEVLGVEEPPFNGVKAEVYEEPIEHAATEGAASFETAAVEILEGFPRHIEGELVFCDADNVNTDGIYPGKYTYQDDVSKETMAKVCMENYDAEFQNKVKAGDIVVSGFNFGTGSSREQAATAMLAKGIPLVISGSFSNIFSRNSINNALLTLEIPALIEILRAKYKDAPKELTRRTGLFIKWDVSNAEVIISENSLDGPVILRQKVGELGTNLQEIIVKGGLEEWVKAQL